Proteins encoded by one window of Vitis riparia cultivar Riparia Gloire de Montpellier isolate 1030 chromosome 11, EGFV_Vit.rip_1.0, whole genome shotgun sequence:
- the LOC117925131 gene encoding uncharacterized protein LOC117925131, whose protein sequence is MSPAPIESTLPGSLSSESSSLSGEKRQFANLRGVRWRINLGILPSSSSIDDIRRVTADSRRRYAGLRRRLLVEPHVPKDGSNSPDLVMDNPLSQNPDSMWGRFFRNAELEKMVDQDLSRLYPEHGSYFQTTGCQGMLRRILLLWCLRHPEYGYRQGMHELLAPLLFVLHVDVEHLSQVRKLYEDHFTDKFDDLSFHESDLTYNFDLKKFPDSLEDKIGCLGNAMKVGSLGELDPEIQTIVLLSDAYGAEGELGIVLSEKFMEHDAYCMFDALMSGARGAVAMADFFSPSPTGGSHTGLPPVIEASSALYHLLSIVDSSLHSHLVELGVEPQYFALRWLRVLFGREFSLEDLLIIWDEIFASDNSKLNKGVEDDTDSSFAIFNSPRGAFISAMAVSMILNLRSSLLATENATTCLQRLLNFQESINLKKLIEKAKSLRAIALEANSSNPYPSFRGAHEWSKLSAVRSHSLSFDCSSPTTPLSLMPESYWEEKWRVLHKEEELKRGSSQKQVPTRKKGWSEKVRLHLSRTGSDPSHMKAEKGKKDPKSSVRRSLLEDLCQQLGSEEDIGEIVCNEVLDQKDPIHVEVEVEEQDANLNSFTCPADDSHLIGNTGSEENSSIFSASTSPLTNDHENDSEKSSIVSNSSLDENDDEPNNAEAFRIIPEDPLPVSDPPEDISPKPETNNDSTGKQEAGLKERKLLSGKFQWFWKFGRNAAGEETSEKEGASEAAKSANRESNQGDTSGASTSDEFSNSSVNSKGDAADQNMMSTLKNLGQSMLENIQVIESVFQQDRGQGGSLENLSKNVIVGKGQVTAMAALKELRKISNLLSEM, encoded by the exons GATGGAAGTAATTCTCCTGATCTTGTTATGGACAATCCATTGTCCCAAAACCCAG ATAGCATGTGGGGTCGCTTCTTTCGGAATGCTGAGCTGGAGAAAATGGTTGATCAGGATTTGTCCCGTTTATATCCAGAACATGGGAGCTACTTCCAGACAACAGGATGCCAAGGCATGTTACGCCGAATTTTGTTATTGTGGTGTCTTAGACATCCTGAGTATGGATATAGACAAG GTATGCATGAACTCTTGGCTCCTCTATTGTTCGTTCTTCATGTTGATGTGGAACATCTTTCTCAAGTGCGAAAGCTGTATGAGGATCACTTCACAGACAAATTCGATGACTTATCATTTCATGAAAGTGATCTCacatataattttgatttgaagaaattTCCAGATTCCCTGGAAGATAAGATTGGCTGCCTTGGAAATGCAATGAAAGTTGGCTCTCTTGGTGAGCTTGATCCTGAGATACAAACCATAGTATTACTAAGTGATGCTTATGGGGCAGAAGGTGAACTGGGTATTGTCTTATCTGAGAAATTTATGGAGCATGATGCTTATTGTATGTTTGATGCTTTGATGAGTGGAGCCCGTGGTGCAGTTGCCATGGCAGACTTTTTCTCTCCCTCCCCCACAGGGGGTTCCCACACGGGCTTACCCCCTGTGATAGAAGCTTCGTCAGCTTTATATCATTTACTCTCTATTGTTGATTCATCCCTTCATAGTCACCTTGTTGAGCTGGGTGTTGAACCTCAGTACTTTGCACTCCGCTGGTTGAGGGTTCTATTTGGACGAGAGTTTTCACTTGAAGACCTTCTAATCATCTGGGATGAGATATTTGCATCAGATAATAGTAAATTAAACAAAGGTGTTGAAGATGACACAGATTCCAGCTTTGCAATCTTCAATTCCCCTAGAGGAGCATTTATCTCAGCTATGGCAGTTTCCATGATACTTAACCTGAGATCTTCCTTGCTCGCTACAGAGAATGCTACAACCTGTCTTCAGAGATTGTTGAATTTTCAGGAGAGCATAAATCTGAAGAAACTGATAGAAAAGGCAAAATCTTTGCGGGCCATTGCTTTGGAAGCTAATTCGTCAAACCCGTATCCTTCCTTTAGAGGGGCCCATGAATGGAGTAAATTATCGGCTGTGAGAAGCCATAGTCTTTCATTTGATTGTAGTTCTCCAACAACTCCACTGAGTTTGATGCCCGAGAGCTACTGGGAGGAGAAGTGGAGAGTTTTGCACAAGGAAGAAGAACTTAAGCGAGGTAGTTCACAGAAACAAGTTCCAACCCGGAAGAAGGGATGGTCTGAGAAGGTAAGATTACACTTATCTAGAACAGGATCTGACCCATCTCATATGAAGGcggagaaaggaaaaaaagatccGAAGTCATCTGTTAGGCGAAGTTTACTAGAAGATTTGTGCCAGCAACTTGGTTCAGAAGAAGATATTGGAGAAATAGTCTGTAATGAAGTTTTAGACCAGAAGGACCCTATCCATGTAGAAGTTGAGGTGGAGGAACAAGATGCTAACCTTAATAGCTTCACTTGCCCAGCTGATGATAGTCATTTGATTGGAAACACTGGCAGTGAAGAAAACTCTTCAATTTTCTCAGCCTCGACAAGTCCTCTTACTAATGATCATGAAAATGACTCAGAGAAAAGTAGTATTGTGTCAAATTCATCCcttgatgaaaatgatgatgagcCCAATAATGCTGAAGCTTTCCGGATTATCCCTGAAGATCCTCTTCCAGTCTCTGATCCACCAGAAGATATCTCTCCCAAACCTGAAACTAACAATGATTCTACTGGAAAACAGGAGGCAGGTCTTAAAGAGCGGAAGCTTCTTTCTGGTAAATTCCAGTGGTTTTGGAAGTTTGGGCGGAATGCTGCTGGTGAGGAGACCTCTGAGAAAGAAGGTGCCTCGGAGGCTGCAAAATCTGCCAATAGGGAAAGTAATCAGGGTGATACATCAGGCGCTTCTACATCTGATGAGTTTAGTAATTCTTCTGTGAATTCCAAAGGAGATGCTGCTGACCAGAATATGATGAGTACCTTGAAGAATCTTGGGCAATCAATGCTTGAAAATATTCAG GTGATTGAGTCAGTTTTCCAGCAAGATCGGGGTCAAGGGGGATCATTGGAAAACTTATCCAAAAATGTTATTGTAGGCAAGGGTCAAGTTACAGCAATGGCAGCTCTCAAGGAGCTTCGGAAAATCAGCAACCTGTTATCTGAAATGTGA